A single Dunckerocampus dactyliophorus isolate RoL2022-P2 chromosome 2, RoL_Ddac_1.1, whole genome shotgun sequence DNA region contains:
- the smg7 gene encoding nonsense-mediated mRNA decay factor SMG7 isoform X2, whose product MSLCSQYLRQAEALKADMTDSKLVAAEAWTSRQALQDLYQKMLVTDLEYALDKKVEQDLWNHAFKNQITTLQSQAKNRANPNRSEVQANLSLFLEAASGFYTQLLQELCTVFNVDLPCRVKTSQLGIISNRQNNGSAIVTPQPSSCSYICQHCLVHLGDIARYRNQTSQAESYYRHAAQLVPSNGQPYNQLAILASSKGDHLTTIFYYCRSIAVKFPFPAASTNLQKALSKALESREDVRSKWSVSDFIKAFIKFHGHVYLGKSVDQLDALRERLEENFQRLILQKAFSSQQLVHITVINLFELHHLRELAADGAEQQVSWFQLLGLFMSFLGIMCRRVLLNKNRDEEVAGECPLPAIKISLDWLRLRPGMFHEAAVDERQHVWPWLVSILNSFHPKNHHVSSCSVTPLPEEFELQGFLALRPALRSLDFTKGHQGVPVDRDVLLLRTRHQRLITLGKWVADNQPGLIQCRVGDDDLLFFITDIPEQAIEEPAEKEPCVLQEASNGEQVIGEGANTGLKSVLSVGKAQNSWSDGADRPVVTFKENIKPREQNRESARGPHQKDSGKERRDFAKGNGTSGKSELKRDGKRKCELKKVCQEKVSDAGKQVKAQTELRKTPVSEAKKTPATQTQATCSSQFIPIHHPGAFPPLPSRPGFPASAFVIPPPVAFPGLQVNPGFTFSTGVSVPGPFLQTAVHTQAGSQVQSGKQSHIPYSQQRPSGPAQGPGSSGQGPVAPGPLQGQQPPSQLQVQVVSQQSPTKPVQQVGMGKSPPHHSGLQQPFLQLQDQQMWSQNQAALQKIPAIPMSLKQQQFYLAPQDPVKVYDHQLAPQTATMDKKMKFPPYWDPSFRVGDGPAAMVDRIKRPQIACPEQDVGGPRGPPFEDKSSPLLPPDLLKTLADFEEEEELVFSKPPDFFQALAGPLSTLPGPNIFLPNQTRMESGPEVVSHSSSLLPMSGLPLQEYNQNSIFSQAYGKNLAAGSKSDAPMMHQEPSLYSLFEWTPWSPSLHTNSDHSTPASQSPHSSNPSSLPSSPPTHNHAATQFSNFGPIGTPDSRERRTVDRWKAEKTGEGGASTSMCWILGLHTLTDACVCLSGGMSDFGLDYLPTSSASDTSWHQVPSAGSSWTNQESPMEESSSTVLLDSFKSIWSSSMMQPGPSALEQLLLQQKQKQQRGHGAMNPPH is encoded by the exons ACTCCAAGTTGGTAGCAGCCGAGGCGTGGACGTCCCGTCAGGCCCTTCAGGACCTGTACCAGAAGATGCTGGTCACAGACTTGGAGTACGCCCTAGACAAGAAGGTGGAGCAGGACCT GTGGAACCACGCCTTCAAGAATCAGATCACCACCTTGCAGAGCCAGGCCAAAAACCGAGCCAATCCCAACCGCAGTGAGGTGCAGGCTAACCTGTCTTTGTTCCTCGAGGCAGCCAGTGGATTCTACACACAG TTGTTACAGGAGCTGTGCACTGTCTTCAACGTGGACCTGCCGTGTCGCGTCAAGACGTCCCAGCTTGGCATTATCAGCAACAGACAGAACAACGGCAGCGCAATTGTCACACCGCAGCCCAGCTCATGCTCATACATCTGCCAGCACTGCTTGGTGCACCTGGGCGATATCG CGCGCTACCGCAACCAGACCAGCCAGGCTGAGTCATACTATCGACACGCCGCTCAGCTGGTCCCATCCAACG GTCAGCCTTACAACCAGCTAGCCATTCTGGCATCCTCCAAAGGAGACCACCTGACCACCATCTTCTACTACTGCCGCAGTATCGCTGTCAAGTTCCCCTTCCCAGCAGCCTCCACCAACCTGCAGAAAGCGCTGTCCAAGGCTCTGGAAAG CCGTGAGGATGTGAGAAGCAAGTGGAGTGTGTCGGACTTCATCAAGGCCTTCATCAAGTTTCACGGCCATGTGTACCTGGGTAAGAGTGTGGATCAGCTCGATGCTCTGAGGGAGCGCTTGGAGGAGAATTTCCAG AGACTGATCCTCCAGAAGGCCTTCAGCTCTCAACAGCTGGTCCACATTACCGTCATCAACCTCTTTGAGCTGCACCACCTCAGAGAGCTGGCAGCCGACGGCGCAGAGCAGCAAGTCAGCTGGTTCCAGCTGCTCGGCCTCTTCA TGTCCTTCCTGGGGATCATGTGCAGGCGGGTTCTGCTCAACAAGAACCGCGATGAggaggtggctggagagtgtCCTCTGCCAGCCATCAAAATTTCTCTGGACTGGCTCAGGCTGAGACCCGGCATGTTCCATGAGGCCGCCGTGGATGAGAGGCAGCA CGTCTGGCCCTGGCTGGTCTCCATCCTCAACAGCTTCCACCCCAAAAACCACCACGTGTCCAGCTGCTCAG TGACCCCGCTGCCAGAAGAGTTTGAGCTTCAAGGCTTCCTGGCCCTCCGACCTGCTCTCAG GTCTCTGGACTTCACCAAAGGTCACCAGGGCGTCCCGGTGGACCGAGATGTTCTGCTGCTCCGCACCAGACATCAGAGGCTCATCACTTTAGGAAAGTGGGTTGCTGATAACCAGCCGGG ACTGATACAGTGTCGTGTTGGCGATGACGATCTCCTATTCTTCATCACTGACATTCCCGAGCAGGCCATCGAGGAGCCTGCAGAAAAGGAGCCGTGTGTGCTGCAGGAGGCCTCCAATGGCGAGCAGGTTATCGGCGAGGGTGCTAACACTGGCCTCAAGTCCGTGCTCTCAGTGGGAAAGGCTCAGAACTCGTGGTCGGATGGTGCCGATAGACCTGTCGTCACCTTCAAGGAAAACATCAAACCGCGGGAGCAAAACCGCGAGTCAGCTCGCGGCCCTCATCAGAAAGATAGTGGTAAGGAGCGCCGTGACTTTGCCAAAGGCAATGGGACTTCTGGGAAAAGCGAGCTGAAGAGAGATGGAAAGAGGAAGTGCGAGCTGAAGAAAGTCTGCCAGGAGAAAGTTTCAGATGCTGGAAAACAG gtgAAAGCTCAGACAGAACTTAGGAAGACTCCGGTCTCTGAGGCCAAGAAGACCCCCGCTACTCAAACTCAAGCCACATGCTCTTCCCAGTTCATTCCCATCCATCATCCCGGAGCCTTTCCACCTCTGCCTAGTCGACCTG GCTTCCCTGCATCTGCCTTTGTCATCCCTCCCCCGGTGGCGTTCCCGGGCTTGCAAGTGAATCCAGGCTTCACCTTCTCTACAGGGGTGTCCGTGCCGGGACCTTTCCTGCAGACTGCTGTGCACACACAGGCGGGCTCGCAGGTTCAGAGTGGGAAGCAATCCCACATCCCTTACAGCCAGCAGAGGCCCTCAGGTCCGGCTCAGGGGCCGGGCTCCTCAGGCCAGGGCCCCGTGGCCCCAGGCCCCCTCCAGGGCCAGCAGCCCCCTTCCCAGCTGCAGGTGCAGGTGGTGAGCCAGCAGTCTCCCACCAAGCCTGTCCAGCAGGTCGGGATGGGCAAGAGTCCGCCCCACCACTCGGGCCTGCAGCAG CCGTTCCTGCAGCTCCAGGACCAGCAGATGTGGAGTCAAAATCAAGCGGCGCTACAGAAGATTCCAGCCATACCAATGTCATTGAagcagcagcagttctactTGGCGCCCCAGGACCCCGTCAAAGTGTATGATCACCAGCTGGCACCGCAGACAGCCACCATGGACAAGAAGATGAAGTTCCCGCCCTACTGGGACCCTTCCTTCCGAGTGGGCGATGGGCCGGCCGCCATGGTCGACAGGATAAAGAGGCCTCAGATTGCGTGTCCAGAGCAAGACGTCGGCGGGCCCAGAGGACCTCCGTTTGAG GACAAGAGCTCGCCTCTTCTACCTCCTGACCTCTTAAAAACGCTTGCCGAttttgaggaggaggaggagctcgTCTTTTCTAAGCCTCCTGATTTCTTCCAGGCTTTGGCCGGCCCTCTTAGTACACTTCCTGGACCAAATATCTTT CTACCAAACCAGACCAGGATGGAGAGCGGCCCGGAGGTGGTCAGCCATTCGTCTTCCCTCCTACCCATGTCTGGCCTCCCCTTGCAG gaaTACAACCAGAACAGTATCTTCAGTCAAGCCTACGGGAAGAACCTGGCAGCCGGCTCCAAGTCTGACGCTCCCATGATGCACCAGGAGCCGTCACTCTACTCGCTCTTCGAGTGGACACCCTGGTCCCCCTCCCTTCACACAAATTCAG ATCACTCCACGCCGGCCAGCCAATCACCTCACTCGTCCAACCCCAGCAGCTTGCCGAGCTCACCGCCCACCCACAACCATGCAGCCACACAGTTTTCCAACTTCGGGCCCATCGGTACACCAGACAGCCGAGAGCGGCGCACGGTGGACCGCTGGAAGGCTGAGAAGACGGGTGAGGGCGGGGCCTCGACCTCAATGTGTTGGATACTCGGCCTCCACACCCTGACGGACGCTTGTGTATGTTTGTCAGGGGGTATGAGTGACTTTGGTCTGGACTACCTGCCAACTTCCTCCGCTTCAGACACAAGCTGGCACCAAGTCCCGTCTGCTGGCAGTTCCTGGACCAATCAGGAGTCTCCAATGGAAGAGTCATCCTCCACGGTGCTGCTGGACAGCTTCAAG TCCATCTGGTCCAGCTCCATGATGCAGCCTGGCCCATCTGCCCTGGAGCAGCTGCTCCTGCAGCAGAAGCAGAAGCAGCAGCGAGGTCACGGTGCCATGAACCCACCTCACTGA
- the smg7 gene encoding nonsense-mediated mRNA decay factor SMG7 isoform X6: protein MLVTDLEYALDKKVEQDLWNHAFKNQITTLQSQAKNRANPNRSEVQANLSLFLEAASGFYTQLLQELCTVFNVDLPCRVKTSQLGIISNRQNNGSAIVTPQPSSCSYICQHCLVHLGDIARYRNQTSQAESYYRHAAQLVPSNGQPYNQLAILASSKGDHLTTIFYYCRSIAVKFPFPAASTNLQKALSKALESREDVRSKWSVSDFIKAFIKFHGHVYLGKSVDQLDALRERLEENFQRLILQKAFSSQQLVHITVINLFELHHLRELAADGAEQQVSWFQLLGLFMSFLGIMCRRVLLNKNRDEEVAGECPLPAIKISLDWLRLRPGMFHEAAVDERQHVWPWLVSILNSFHPKNHHVSSCSVTPLPEEFELQGFLALRPALRSLDFTKGHQGVPVDRDVLLLRTRHQRLITLGKWVADNQPGLIQCRVGDDDLLFFITDIPEQAIEEPAEKEPCVLQEASNGEQVIGEGANTGLKSVLSVGKAQNSWSDGADRPVVTFKENIKPREQNRESARGPHQKDSGKERRDFAKGNGTSGKSELKRDGKRKCELKKVCQEKVSDAGKQVKAQTELRKTPVSEAKKTPATQTQATCSSQFIPIHHPGAFPPLPSRPGFPASAFVIPPPVAFPGLQVNPGFTFSTGVSVPGPFLQTAVHTQAGSQVQSGKQSHIPYSQQRPSGPAQGPGSSGQGPVAPGPLQGQQPPSQLQVQVVSQQSPTKPVQQVGMGKSPPHHSGLQQPFLQLQDQQMWSQNQAALQKIPAIPMSLKQQQFYLAPQDPVKVYDHQLAPQTATMDKKMKFPPYWDPSFRVGDGPAAMVDRIKRPQIACPEQDVGGPRGPPFEDKSSPLLPPDLLKTLADFEEEEELVFSKPPDFFQALAGPLSTLPGPNIFLPNQTRMESGPEVVSHSSSLLPMSGLPLQEYNQNSIFSQAYGKNLAAGSKSDAPMMHQEPSLYSLFEWTPWSPSLHTNSDHSTPASQSPHSSNPSSLPSSPPTHNHAATQFSNFGPIGTPDSRERRTVDRWKAEKTGEGGASTSMCWILGLHTLTDACVCLSGGMSDFGLDYLPTSSASDTSWHQVPSAGSSWTNQESPMEESSSTVLLDSFKSIWSSSMMQPGPSALEQLLLQQKQKQQRGHGAMNPPH, encoded by the exons ATGCTGGTCACAGACTTGGAGTACGCCCTAGACAAGAAGGTGGAGCAGGACCT GTGGAACCACGCCTTCAAGAATCAGATCACCACCTTGCAGAGCCAGGCCAAAAACCGAGCCAATCCCAACCGCAGTGAGGTGCAGGCTAACCTGTCTTTGTTCCTCGAGGCAGCCAGTGGATTCTACACACAG TTGTTACAGGAGCTGTGCACTGTCTTCAACGTGGACCTGCCGTGTCGCGTCAAGACGTCCCAGCTTGGCATTATCAGCAACAGACAGAACAACGGCAGCGCAATTGTCACACCGCAGCCCAGCTCATGCTCATACATCTGCCAGCACTGCTTGGTGCACCTGGGCGATATCG CGCGCTACCGCAACCAGACCAGCCAGGCTGAGTCATACTATCGACACGCCGCTCAGCTGGTCCCATCCAACG GTCAGCCTTACAACCAGCTAGCCATTCTGGCATCCTCCAAAGGAGACCACCTGACCACCATCTTCTACTACTGCCGCAGTATCGCTGTCAAGTTCCCCTTCCCAGCAGCCTCCACCAACCTGCAGAAAGCGCTGTCCAAGGCTCTGGAAAG CCGTGAGGATGTGAGAAGCAAGTGGAGTGTGTCGGACTTCATCAAGGCCTTCATCAAGTTTCACGGCCATGTGTACCTGGGTAAGAGTGTGGATCAGCTCGATGCTCTGAGGGAGCGCTTGGAGGAGAATTTCCAG AGACTGATCCTCCAGAAGGCCTTCAGCTCTCAACAGCTGGTCCACATTACCGTCATCAACCTCTTTGAGCTGCACCACCTCAGAGAGCTGGCAGCCGACGGCGCAGAGCAGCAAGTCAGCTGGTTCCAGCTGCTCGGCCTCTTCA TGTCCTTCCTGGGGATCATGTGCAGGCGGGTTCTGCTCAACAAGAACCGCGATGAggaggtggctggagagtgtCCTCTGCCAGCCATCAAAATTTCTCTGGACTGGCTCAGGCTGAGACCCGGCATGTTCCATGAGGCCGCCGTGGATGAGAGGCAGCA CGTCTGGCCCTGGCTGGTCTCCATCCTCAACAGCTTCCACCCCAAAAACCACCACGTGTCCAGCTGCTCAG TGACCCCGCTGCCAGAAGAGTTTGAGCTTCAAGGCTTCCTGGCCCTCCGACCTGCTCTCAG GTCTCTGGACTTCACCAAAGGTCACCAGGGCGTCCCGGTGGACCGAGATGTTCTGCTGCTCCGCACCAGACATCAGAGGCTCATCACTTTAGGAAAGTGGGTTGCTGATAACCAGCCGGG ACTGATACAGTGTCGTGTTGGCGATGACGATCTCCTATTCTTCATCACTGACATTCCCGAGCAGGCCATCGAGGAGCCTGCAGAAAAGGAGCCGTGTGTGCTGCAGGAGGCCTCCAATGGCGAGCAGGTTATCGGCGAGGGTGCTAACACTGGCCTCAAGTCCGTGCTCTCAGTGGGAAAGGCTCAGAACTCGTGGTCGGATGGTGCCGATAGACCTGTCGTCACCTTCAAGGAAAACATCAAACCGCGGGAGCAAAACCGCGAGTCAGCTCGCGGCCCTCATCAGAAAGATAGTGGTAAGGAGCGCCGTGACTTTGCCAAAGGCAATGGGACTTCTGGGAAAAGCGAGCTGAAGAGAGATGGAAAGAGGAAGTGCGAGCTGAAGAAAGTCTGCCAGGAGAAAGTTTCAGATGCTGGAAAACAG gtgAAAGCTCAGACAGAACTTAGGAAGACTCCGGTCTCTGAGGCCAAGAAGACCCCCGCTACTCAAACTCAAGCCACATGCTCTTCCCAGTTCATTCCCATCCATCATCCCGGAGCCTTTCCACCTCTGCCTAGTCGACCTG GCTTCCCTGCATCTGCCTTTGTCATCCCTCCCCCGGTGGCGTTCCCGGGCTTGCAAGTGAATCCAGGCTTCACCTTCTCTACAGGGGTGTCCGTGCCGGGACCTTTCCTGCAGACTGCTGTGCACACACAGGCGGGCTCGCAGGTTCAGAGTGGGAAGCAATCCCACATCCCTTACAGCCAGCAGAGGCCCTCAGGTCCGGCTCAGGGGCCGGGCTCCTCAGGCCAGGGCCCCGTGGCCCCAGGCCCCCTCCAGGGCCAGCAGCCCCCTTCCCAGCTGCAGGTGCAGGTGGTGAGCCAGCAGTCTCCCACCAAGCCTGTCCAGCAGGTCGGGATGGGCAAGAGTCCGCCCCACCACTCGGGCCTGCAGCAG CCGTTCCTGCAGCTCCAGGACCAGCAGATGTGGAGTCAAAATCAAGCGGCGCTACAGAAGATTCCAGCCATACCAATGTCATTGAagcagcagcagttctactTGGCGCCCCAGGACCCCGTCAAAGTGTATGATCACCAGCTGGCACCGCAGACAGCCACCATGGACAAGAAGATGAAGTTCCCGCCCTACTGGGACCCTTCCTTCCGAGTGGGCGATGGGCCGGCCGCCATGGTCGACAGGATAAAGAGGCCTCAGATTGCGTGTCCAGAGCAAGACGTCGGCGGGCCCAGAGGACCTCCGTTTGAG GACAAGAGCTCGCCTCTTCTACCTCCTGACCTCTTAAAAACGCTTGCCGAttttgaggaggaggaggagctcgTCTTTTCTAAGCCTCCTGATTTCTTCCAGGCTTTGGCCGGCCCTCTTAGTACACTTCCTGGACCAAATATCTTT CTACCAAACCAGACCAGGATGGAGAGCGGCCCGGAGGTGGTCAGCCATTCGTCTTCCCTCCTACCCATGTCTGGCCTCCCCTTGCAG gaaTACAACCAGAACAGTATCTTCAGTCAAGCCTACGGGAAGAACCTGGCAGCCGGCTCCAAGTCTGACGCTCCCATGATGCACCAGGAGCCGTCACTCTACTCGCTCTTCGAGTGGACACCCTGGTCCCCCTCCCTTCACACAAATTCAG ATCACTCCACGCCGGCCAGCCAATCACCTCACTCGTCCAACCCCAGCAGCTTGCCGAGCTCACCGCCCACCCACAACCATGCAGCCACACAGTTTTCCAACTTCGGGCCCATCGGTACACCAGACAGCCGAGAGCGGCGCACGGTGGACCGCTGGAAGGCTGAGAAGACGGGTGAGGGCGGGGCCTCGACCTCAATGTGTTGGATACTCGGCCTCCACACCCTGACGGACGCTTGTGTATGTTTGTCAGGGGGTATGAGTGACTTTGGTCTGGACTACCTGCCAACTTCCTCCGCTTCAGACACAAGCTGGCACCAAGTCCCGTCTGCTGGCAGTTCCTGGACCAATCAGGAGTCTCCAATGGAAGAGTCATCCTCCACGGTGCTGCTGGACAGCTTCAAG TCCATCTGGTCCAGCTCCATGATGCAGCCTGGCCCATCTGCCCTGGAGCAGCTGCTCCTGCAGCAGAAGCAGAAGCAGCAGCGAGGTCACGGTGCCATGAACCCACCTCACTGA
- the smg7 gene encoding nonsense-mediated mRNA decay factor SMG7 isoform X4, with the protein MSLCSQYLRQAEALKADMTVCHADSKLVAAEAWTSRQALQDLYQKMLVTDLEYALDKKVEQDLWNHAFKNQITTLQSQAKNRANPNRSEVQANLSLFLEAASGFYTQLLQELCTVFNVDLPCRVKTSQLGIISNRQNNGSAIVTPQPSSCSYICQHCLVHLGDIARYRNQTSQAESYYRHAAQLVPSNGQPYNQLAILASSKGDHLTTIFYYCRSIAVKFPFPAASTNLQKALSKALESREDVRSKWSVSDFIKAFIKFHGHVYLGKSVDQLDALRERLEENFQRLILQKAFSSQQLVHITVINLFELHHLRELAADGAEQQVSWFQLLGLFMSFLGIMCRRVLLNKNRDEEVAGECPLPAIKISLDWLRLRPGMFHEAAVDERQHVWPWLVSILNSFHPKNHHVSSCSVTPLPEEFELQGFLALRPALRSLDFTKGHQGVPVDRDVLLLRTRHQRLITLGKWVADNQPGLIQCRVGDDDLLFFITDIPEQAIEEPAEKEPCVLQEASNGEQVIGEGANTGLKSVLSVGKAQNSWSDGADRPVVTFKENIKPREQNRESARGPHQKDSGKERRDFAKGNGTSGKSELKRDGKRKCELKKVCQEKVSDAGKQVKAQTELRKTPVSEAKKTPATQTQATCSSQFIPIHHPGAFPPLPSRPGFPASAFVIPPPVAFPGLQVNPGFTFSTGVSVPGPFLQTAVHTQAGSQVQSGKQSHIPYSQQRPSGPAQGPGSSGQGPVAPGPLQGQQPPSQLQVQVVSQQSPTKPVQQVGMGKSPPHHSGLQQPFLQLQDQQMWSQNQAALQKIPAIPMSLKQQQFYLAPQDPVKVYDHQLAPQTATMDKKMKFPPYWDPSFRVGDGPAAMVDRIKRPQIACPEQDVGGPRGPPFEDKSSPLLPPDLLKTLADFEEEEELVFSKPPDFFQALAGPLSTLPGPNIFLPNQTRMESGPEVVSHSSSLLPMSGLPLQEYNQNSIFSQAYGKNLAAGSKSDAPMMHQEPSLYSLFEWTPWSPSLHTNSDHSTPASQSPHSSNPSSLPSSPPTHNHAATQFSNFGPIGTPDSRERRTVDRWKAEKTGGMSDFGLDYLPTSSASDTSWHQVPSAGSSWTNQESPMEESSSTVLLDSFKSIWSSSMMQPGPSALEQLLLQQKQKQQRGHGAMNPPH; encoded by the exons TGTGTCATGCAGACTCCAAGTTGGTAGCAGCCGAGGCGTGGACGTCCCGTCAGGCCCTTCAGGACCTGTACCAGAAGATGCTGGTCACAGACTTGGAGTACGCCCTAGACAAGAAGGTGGAGCAGGACCT GTGGAACCACGCCTTCAAGAATCAGATCACCACCTTGCAGAGCCAGGCCAAAAACCGAGCCAATCCCAACCGCAGTGAGGTGCAGGCTAACCTGTCTTTGTTCCTCGAGGCAGCCAGTGGATTCTACACACAG TTGTTACAGGAGCTGTGCACTGTCTTCAACGTGGACCTGCCGTGTCGCGTCAAGACGTCCCAGCTTGGCATTATCAGCAACAGACAGAACAACGGCAGCGCAATTGTCACACCGCAGCCCAGCTCATGCTCATACATCTGCCAGCACTGCTTGGTGCACCTGGGCGATATCG CGCGCTACCGCAACCAGACCAGCCAGGCTGAGTCATACTATCGACACGCCGCTCAGCTGGTCCCATCCAACG GTCAGCCTTACAACCAGCTAGCCATTCTGGCATCCTCCAAAGGAGACCACCTGACCACCATCTTCTACTACTGCCGCAGTATCGCTGTCAAGTTCCCCTTCCCAGCAGCCTCCACCAACCTGCAGAAAGCGCTGTCCAAGGCTCTGGAAAG CCGTGAGGATGTGAGAAGCAAGTGGAGTGTGTCGGACTTCATCAAGGCCTTCATCAAGTTTCACGGCCATGTGTACCTGGGTAAGAGTGTGGATCAGCTCGATGCTCTGAGGGAGCGCTTGGAGGAGAATTTCCAG AGACTGATCCTCCAGAAGGCCTTCAGCTCTCAACAGCTGGTCCACATTACCGTCATCAACCTCTTTGAGCTGCACCACCTCAGAGAGCTGGCAGCCGACGGCGCAGAGCAGCAAGTCAGCTGGTTCCAGCTGCTCGGCCTCTTCA TGTCCTTCCTGGGGATCATGTGCAGGCGGGTTCTGCTCAACAAGAACCGCGATGAggaggtggctggagagtgtCCTCTGCCAGCCATCAAAATTTCTCTGGACTGGCTCAGGCTGAGACCCGGCATGTTCCATGAGGCCGCCGTGGATGAGAGGCAGCA CGTCTGGCCCTGGCTGGTCTCCATCCTCAACAGCTTCCACCCCAAAAACCACCACGTGTCCAGCTGCTCAG TGACCCCGCTGCCAGAAGAGTTTGAGCTTCAAGGCTTCCTGGCCCTCCGACCTGCTCTCAG GTCTCTGGACTTCACCAAAGGTCACCAGGGCGTCCCGGTGGACCGAGATGTTCTGCTGCTCCGCACCAGACATCAGAGGCTCATCACTTTAGGAAAGTGGGTTGCTGATAACCAGCCGGG ACTGATACAGTGTCGTGTTGGCGATGACGATCTCCTATTCTTCATCACTGACATTCCCGAGCAGGCCATCGAGGAGCCTGCAGAAAAGGAGCCGTGTGTGCTGCAGGAGGCCTCCAATGGCGAGCAGGTTATCGGCGAGGGTGCTAACACTGGCCTCAAGTCCGTGCTCTCAGTGGGAAAGGCTCAGAACTCGTGGTCGGATGGTGCCGATAGACCTGTCGTCACCTTCAAGGAAAACATCAAACCGCGGGAGCAAAACCGCGAGTCAGCTCGCGGCCCTCATCAGAAAGATAGTGGTAAGGAGCGCCGTGACTTTGCCAAAGGCAATGGGACTTCTGGGAAAAGCGAGCTGAAGAGAGATGGAAAGAGGAAGTGCGAGCTGAAGAAAGTCTGCCAGGAGAAAGTTTCAGATGCTGGAAAACAG gtgAAAGCTCAGACAGAACTTAGGAAGACTCCGGTCTCTGAGGCCAAGAAGACCCCCGCTACTCAAACTCAAGCCACATGCTCTTCCCAGTTCATTCCCATCCATCATCCCGGAGCCTTTCCACCTCTGCCTAGTCGACCTG GCTTCCCTGCATCTGCCTTTGTCATCCCTCCCCCGGTGGCGTTCCCGGGCTTGCAAGTGAATCCAGGCTTCACCTTCTCTACAGGGGTGTCCGTGCCGGGACCTTTCCTGCAGACTGCTGTGCACACACAGGCGGGCTCGCAGGTTCAGAGTGGGAAGCAATCCCACATCCCTTACAGCCAGCAGAGGCCCTCAGGTCCGGCTCAGGGGCCGGGCTCCTCAGGCCAGGGCCCCGTGGCCCCAGGCCCCCTCCAGGGCCAGCAGCCCCCTTCCCAGCTGCAGGTGCAGGTGGTGAGCCAGCAGTCTCCCACCAAGCCTGTCCAGCAGGTCGGGATGGGCAAGAGTCCGCCCCACCACTCGGGCCTGCAGCAG CCGTTCCTGCAGCTCCAGGACCAGCAGATGTGGAGTCAAAATCAAGCGGCGCTACAGAAGATTCCAGCCATACCAATGTCATTGAagcagcagcagttctactTGGCGCCCCAGGACCCCGTCAAAGTGTATGATCACCAGCTGGCACCGCAGACAGCCACCATGGACAAGAAGATGAAGTTCCCGCCCTACTGGGACCCTTCCTTCCGAGTGGGCGATGGGCCGGCCGCCATGGTCGACAGGATAAAGAGGCCTCAGATTGCGTGTCCAGAGCAAGACGTCGGCGGGCCCAGAGGACCTCCGTTTGAG GACAAGAGCTCGCCTCTTCTACCTCCTGACCTCTTAAAAACGCTTGCCGAttttgaggaggaggaggagctcgTCTTTTCTAAGCCTCCTGATTTCTTCCAGGCTTTGGCCGGCCCTCTTAGTACACTTCCTGGACCAAATATCTTT CTACCAAACCAGACCAGGATGGAGAGCGGCCCGGAGGTGGTCAGCCATTCGTCTTCCCTCCTACCCATGTCTGGCCTCCCCTTGCAG gaaTACAACCAGAACAGTATCTTCAGTCAAGCCTACGGGAAGAACCTGGCAGCCGGCTCCAAGTCTGACGCTCCCATGATGCACCAGGAGCCGTCACTCTACTCGCTCTTCGAGTGGACACCCTGGTCCCCCTCCCTTCACACAAATTCAG ATCACTCCACGCCGGCCAGCCAATCACCTCACTCGTCCAACCCCAGCAGCTTGCCGAGCTCACCGCCCACCCACAACCATGCAGCCACACAGTTTTCCAACTTCGGGCCCATCGGTACACCAGACAGCCGAGAGCGGCGCACGGTGGACCGCTGGAAGGCTGAGAAGACGG GGGGTATGAGTGACTTTGGTCTGGACTACCTGCCAACTTCCTCCGCTTCAGACACAAGCTGGCACCAAGTCCCGTCTGCTGGCAGTTCCTGGACCAATCAGGAGTCTCCAATGGAAGAGTCATCCTCCACGGTGCTGCTGGACAGCTTCAAG TCCATCTGGTCCAGCTCCATGATGCAGCCTGGCCCATCTGCCCTGGAGCAGCTGCTCCTGCAGCAGAAGCAGAAGCAGCAGCGAGGTCACGGTGCCATGAACCCACCTCACTGA